In the genome of Myroides phaeus, one region contains:
- a CDS encoding IS3 family transposase encodes MCKLFGKTRSAYYQSINKYERQSIKDDIILQEVLKIRTSLPKVGTRKLQYMLQERLATHKISIGRDYLFDLLDSQKMLIRQRKRKAYTTDSRAWRGQYLDLYNGVKVIRPEQFWVSDITYIRLNNAWGYLSLITDAYSHKIMGYSFNLDLTTKGCLKALTMALKNRMYTEKLIHHSDRGCQYCSATYTQLLIDNDISISTTQSGEPRDNAVAERVNGIIKGEFNLNYSSLGYQKTKEKIGNSIEAYNQIRPHDSCDRLTPNQAHLKTGVLPKRWKNYYKNKTEKKELVQQ; translated from the coding sequence ATATGTAAACTGTTTGGGAAAACACGAAGTGCTTATTATCAGTCAATTAATAAATATGAGCGGCAATCAATAAAAGATGATATCATCTTACAAGAAGTATTGAAAATCAGAACCAGCCTTCCTAAGGTAGGTACTCGAAAACTTCAGTATATGCTCCAAGAACGCTTAGCTACACATAAGATAAGCATAGGCAGAGATTATTTATTTGATTTATTAGATAGTCAAAAAATGTTGATTAGGCAGCGCAAACGAAAAGCATACACAACAGATTCTAGAGCATGGAGAGGTCAATATTTGGACTTGTATAATGGTGTAAAGGTTATTAGACCAGAGCAATTTTGGGTAAGTGATATTACATATATACGACTAAATAATGCTTGGGGATATCTGAGTTTAATCACAGATGCTTATTCACATAAAATAATGGGATATAGTTTTAATCTAGATTTGACTACAAAAGGGTGTTTGAAAGCCTTAACAATGGCGTTAAAAAATAGAATGTATACAGAAAAACTTATTCATCATTCTGATAGAGGATGCCAATACTGTAGCGCTACTTACACTCAGTTATTAATAGATAACGATATATCAATAAGTACTACACAAAGTGGAGAGCCAAGAGATAACGCAGTAGCAGAGCGAGTAAATGGTATAATTAAAGGAGAGTTTAATCTAAACTACTCAAGTTTAGGGTATCAAAAAACTAAGGAAAAAATAGGTAATAGCATAGAAGCTTATAATCAAATTAGACCTCACGATAGTTGTGATAGATTAACTCCTAATCAAGCGCACCTAAAAACAGGGGTGCTTCCTAAAAGATGGAAGAATTATTACAAGAATAAAACAGAGAAAAAAGAACTTGTACAGCAGTAA
- a CDS encoding ATP-binding cassette domain-containing protein — translation MGNILIYKGIKTNNLKNIDVSLEKGAFYGVSGPSGSGKSSLAYGTIFAISNFEWEKVTGELTKNTAFDIDFYDNIIPAISLPQDNYNTNPRSTIATFLKIDRDFRLLYSIFTSEPVSLFTFNNPQNACKHCSGLGIEYLVDSTQVIDESKSIIEQPFKSWKNKYQQKVLEKFAEFSNIPLTIPFAKLNKNQKDALLYGRSNTKFKVSYTLNGKKRNKEFFYEGVLLMMQTLKDDKKHISSHQKISEYAFSSECTKCEGTRFNEKISGLKYYGKSIGDLYQLEFEELLTFINSAFLKENCKEIKIILNDIVTTIKELINSNLGYLNFNRSIPTLSGGELQRLRLVNILSSKITDMMYVIDEPSARLHISEYSNLLDSLYKLKKRNNTILMIEHNSYFLSKTDKNFIIGPKSGLEGGMIVDEIPDLNILNFTRRECEEFMSFSNLNSHNLQNISVKIPIENITGIYGPSGSGKSTLVKSIMSKCKGSEYVSQKPLRGSINSTIASYCGVFDDLRNLFSSKLDIDSLFFNFNSEKGKCCDCNGKGVLTYKLDFGKTEVEVICDTCKGKRYNTTVLSFKVEGYSIYDILNSTIDFLLEETFLKDNDVISKKLNLLKKLGLGYLTLFRTTDSISGGEAQRLKMTKFLGKRLKNKVFIFDEPLRGLSNSDSVNILEIFTELTKNKATVIFIEHNIMGLQNCDYVIEMGPGKGKYGGRVLFEGAIKDFVESENYKTYIL, via the coding sequence ATGGGAAATATTTTAATTTATAAAGGCATAAAAACTAATAATTTAAAAAATATAGATGTTAGTTTAGAAAAAGGTGCATTTTACGGAGTATCTGGGCCTTCAGGTTCAGGAAAAAGTTCTTTAGCTTACGGAACAATTTTTGCAATTTCAAATTTTGAATGGGAAAAAGTTACTGGTGAATTAACAAAAAACACAGCGTTTGATATTGATTTTTATGATAATATTATACCTGCAATATCACTTCCTCAAGATAATTATAATACTAACCCAAGGTCTACAATTGCAACTTTTTTAAAGATAGATAGAGATTTTCGTTTGTTATATTCAATTTTTACTTCTGAGCCAGTTAGCTTGTTTACATTTAATAATCCTCAAAATGCTTGTAAACATTGTTCAGGATTAGGAATTGAATATCTTGTAGATTCTACGCAAGTTATTGATGAAAGTAAAAGTATTATTGAACAACCTTTTAAAAGTTGGAAAAATAAATATCAACAAAAAGTTTTGGAAAAGTTTGCTGAATTTTCTAATATTCCATTAACTATTCCATTTGCAAAATTAAATAAAAATCAGAAAGATGCATTACTATACGGACGATCTAATACTAAGTTTAAAGTATCTTATACTTTGAATGGGAAAAAAAGGAATAAAGAGTTTTTTTACGAAGGTGTTTTATTAATGATGCAAACTTTAAAAGATGATAAAAAGCATATATCTAGTCATCAGAAAATATCGGAGTATGCTTTTTCTTCAGAATGTACGAAGTGTGAAGGAACAAGATTTAATGAGAAAATTTCTGGGTTAAAGTATTACGGAAAAAGTATTGGTGACTTATATCAATTAGAGTTTGAGGAATTATTGACATTCATAAATAGTGCTTTTTTGAAGGAGAATTGTAAAGAAATAAAAATAATCTTAAATGATATAGTGACAACTATTAAAGAGTTAATAAATTCTAATTTAGGATACTTAAATTTTAATAGATCAATACCAACTTTATCTGGAGGAGAGTTACAAAGACTAAGGTTAGTGAATATACTTTCTTCTAAAATTACAGATATGATGTATGTAATCGACGAGCCCTCTGCTCGACTTCATATATCTGAGTATAGTAATCTTCTGGATTCTCTATATAAATTAAAAAAGAGGAATAACACAATTTTAATGATTGAGCATAATTCTTATTTTCTTTCAAAAACAGATAAAAATTTTATTATTGGACCTAAATCAGGTTTAGAAGGAGGAATGATAGTTGATGAAATCCCAGACTTAAATATTTTAAATTTTACTCGTAGAGAATGTGAGGAATTTATGAGCTTTAGTAATTTAAATAGTCATAATTTGCAAAATATTTCGGTTAAAATCCCTATAGAGAATATTACAGGAATTTATGGGCCTTCAGGATCAGGAAAGTCTACTTTAGTAAAATCAATAATGAGTAAGTGTAAAGGTTCTGAGTATGTTTCTCAGAAACCTTTGAGAGGAAGTATAAATTCTACGATAGCTTCGTATTGTGGGGTATTTGATGATTTAAGAAATTTGTTTTCAAGTAAATTAGATATTGATTCTCTTTTTTTTAACTTTAATTCTGAAAAAGGGAAGTGTTGTGATTGTAATGGAAAAGGAGTTTTAACATATAAATTAGATTTTGGAAAAACAGAAGTTGAAGTTATATGTGATACCTGTAAAGGCAAAAGGTACAATACTACTGTTTTATCTTTTAAAGTAGAAGGTTATTCTATTTATGATATTTTAAATAGTACTATTGATTTTTTATTAGAAGAAACATTTTTAAAAGACAATGATGTTATAAGTAAAAAACTTAATTTGTTAAAAAAATTAGGGTTAGGTTACTTGACTTTGTTTAGAACAACAGATTCAATTTCTGGAGGAGAAGCTCAAAGGTTGAAGATGACGAAGTTTTTAGGAAAAAGATTAAAAAATAAAGTCTTTATTTTTGATGAGCCTTTAAGGGGGCTAAGTAATAGTGATTCAGTAAATATTTTAGAGATATTTACAGAATTAACTAAAAATAAGGCAACGGTTATTTTTATAGAGCACAACATTATGGGACTTCAAAATTGCGATTATGTAATAGAGATGGGACCAGGTAAAGGAAAATATGGAGGTAGAGTGTTATTTGAAGGGGCAATTAAAGACTTTGTAGAAAGTGAAAATTATAAAACATATATTTTATAA
- a CDS encoding response regulator transcription factor, with translation MIVGITEDYKNLAEDITDISSWQEPVQVVFEGRCPNKLLADLQKTPVDVLFASHHLIYYLNVPFYGTLKDLFPDIRIVIFDLFDNEKSKGNCQFPIEPKLYERTKKMLSLTAKEIYIGPHIVFVDEHDPNGFLRKLKLYYQGLYEFNDVVYISLREKYIIKLTARELAAKEIADELNISLRTVEVHKRNLMERTNSKNFIGVILYALTNRVMTLEEIYG, from the coding sequence ATGATAGTTGGAATCACAGAAGATTACAAGAATTTGGCAGAAGATATCACGGATATATCTTCTTGGCAAGAACCCGTTCAGGTTGTATTTGAAGGGCGTTGTCCTAACAAATTGTTGGCAGATTTACAAAAGACGCCTGTTGATGTGCTATTTGCAAGTCATCATTTAATCTACTATCTAAATGTTCCGTTTTATGGAACATTAAAAGATTTGTTTCCTGATATACGCATTGTTATTTTCGACCTATTTGATAATGAAAAGAGCAAAGGGAATTGTCAGTTTCCGATTGAACCAAAGTTGTATGAACGGACTAAAAAAATGCTGTCACTTACAGCTAAAGAAATATATATAGGTCCGCATATTGTGTTTGTTGATGAACACGATCCCAACGGGTTTCTTAGAAAATTGAAGTTGTATTATCAAGGACTTTATGAGTTTAACGATGTTGTTTATATTTCACTTCGAGAGAAATATATTATTAAATTAACCGCGAGAGAGTTGGCTGCAAAAGAAATTGCGGATGAACTAAACATCAGTTTACGCACTGTTGAGGTGCACAAAAGAAATTTGATGGAACGCACAAACTCTAAAAACTTCATTGGGGTTATTCTTTATGCTCTCACGAATCGAGTGATGACATTGGAAGAGATATATGGTTAG
- a CDS encoding FAD-dependent monooxygenase translates to MKVAIIGAGIAGLTMAIALKRANIPFVIYEATKEIKPVGAGIAIANNAMQVYRYLGVADQLNERGVRISTVKLTDFKLNLLNSTDLTPYEQQYKLANIAIHRSELHQVLLNAIDRENVVLGKRIQNIEKRADGLYELTFTDNSKATHKYVIGADGIRSQVRQFIFGDHPLRDAKQVCWRGVLDFDLPPTHNHVALEGWGKGKRFGFVKLDSKQVYWYFLVDEDKYIQQPELTDHLGDCAPLVEQMITQTPPSELHIDKIYDLQLMQQWYKDKVCLIGDAAHATTPNLGQGACQAIEDVYVFSRLLEQFTLDEALQKFPVIRRKKAHSIVRNSWQLGQIAQLSNPVLVAARNTAFKVLPAFLKDKQMREMFELDKVY, encoded by the coding sequence ATGAAAGTAGCTATCATAGGAGCAGGAATTGCAGGATTAACAATGGCTATTGCGCTAAAAAGAGCCAATATTCCCTTTGTCATTTACGAAGCCACCAAAGAAATCAAACCTGTTGGTGCGGGAATTGCCATTGCCAACAACGCTATGCAGGTATACCGCTATCTTGGGGTAGCTGATCAATTGAACGAAAGAGGTGTACGTATTTCCACAGTGAAGCTCACTGATTTTAAGCTGAATTTATTAAACAGTACCGATTTAACGCCTTATGAACAGCAGTATAAACTGGCAAATATCGCCATACACCGAAGTGAATTACACCAAGTATTGCTCAACGCAATTGATAGAGAGAACGTGGTACTGGGCAAGCGCATACAAAACATTGAAAAGCGAGCTGACGGACTATATGAACTGACGTTTACAGACAACAGCAAGGCGACTCACAAGTATGTGATTGGAGCAGATGGTATACGCTCACAGGTTAGGCAGTTCATTTTTGGAGACCATCCGTTGCGCGATGCTAAACAAGTATGCTGGCGTGGGGTTCTCGATTTTGACCTACCTCCTACGCATAACCACGTAGCTCTTGAAGGTTGGGGAAAAGGCAAGCGCTTTGGCTTTGTAAAATTGGACAGTAAACAGGTGTATTGGTACTTTTTAGTGGATGAGGATAAATACATACAACAACCCGAATTGACAGATCACTTAGGCGATTGCGCACCTCTGGTAGAACAGATGATTACGCAAACACCCCCTTCTGAACTACATATCGACAAGATATACGACTTACAATTAATGCAACAATGGTATAAAGACAAGGTCTGTTTAATTGGCGATGCCGCACACGCTACAACCCCTAACTTAGGGCAAGGTGCTTGTCAGGCTATTGAAGATGTTTATGTTTTTAGTCGATTATTAGAACAATTCACTTTAGATGAAGCCCTTCAGAAGTTTCCGGTTATCCGCCGTAAAAAAGCACATAGTATTGTACGCAACAGTTGGCAATTGGGTCAAATAGCCCAACTTAGCAATCCAGTGTTAGTTGCCGCTCGTAATACTGCATTTAAGGTACTACCAGCGTTTTTGAAGGACAAACAAATGCGAGAGATGTTCGAGTTAGATAAAGTGTATTAA
- a CDS encoding glycoside hydrolase family 3 N-terminal domain-containing protein, giving the protein MKKLTYLLAFFVLYGTQEISAQKTKDVKLPQQAVLYTDAEIDQLLLKLTDEEKVALIIGRGMDNVGNLGVIDGRVPGAGGQTHNVDRLGIPDIIVCDGPSGIRINPTREGISRTFYTTAFPSETVLGSTWSKELAREIGKALGTEAKEYGIDVLLAPGVNIHRNPLGGRNFEYLSEDPVLAGVMAMNLINAVQELGIGTSLKHYAANNAERNRLFSNSLVSERALRELYLRPFEIAVRGAQPWTIMTSYNKLNNVYTSERRDLNYQLLREEWGFKGLVMTDWYSGFSSVEIIRAGNESNDVSAQIRSGNDMIMPGSKIQLEAALKDVKSGKLSKKDLDFAVKNALRLVAKSPTPLKYAYSDNPDLKAHAAVSRKIAAEGTVMLKNANALPLAATTRIATFGVGSYHLVVGGTGSSEVTTSYNVPVYKGLQNASFTLYKPLLEKYVGYVQEEEKKDIARRAKLNKLAPLGVIGQLNLTDAELAMAAANTDVAILTFGRNSAEEQDLNVETEYNLTKEEESMLTRISNAFRKEGKKVIVVLNVGSVMNTSWSDKADAILVTWFAGAEGGNALADIVSGKVNPSAKTTATFPKAYADVPSVDSFFASESSDYRDIRYTEGIYVGYRYYDTFNVETAYPFGFGLSYTTFDYTGLTLNKQEFKDDIKVSVKVTNTGKVAGKEAVQLYVSAPKGTIDKPVKVLVDFGKTKLLEPGQSEVLHLTIGAKEIASFHTDKSQWIADAGTYKVLVGKSSQDIVLQAAFTMKKPLLVEQVKPAFVEKLDFKDLTSSK; this is encoded by the coding sequence ATGAAAAAACTAACCTATTTACTTGCTTTCTTTGTGCTATATGGTACACAGGAAATAAGTGCTCAAAAAACAAAAGATGTTAAGTTACCACAGCAAGCAGTTTTATACACGGATGCTGAAATTGATCAATTATTATTAAAGTTAACAGATGAAGAAAAGGTTGCTTTAATCATTGGTAGGGGAATGGATAATGTGGGTAACCTTGGGGTTATCGATGGTAGAGTTCCTGGTGCAGGTGGACAAACACATAATGTGGATCGCCTTGGAATTCCAGACATTATTGTGTGTGATGGTCCTTCTGGAATCCGTATTAATCCTACGAGGGAAGGGATATCAAGAACATTTTATACAACAGCTTTCCCTTCAGAAACTGTTTTAGGTTCTACTTGGAGTAAAGAACTTGCACGCGAAATCGGAAAAGCTTTAGGTACAGAAGCTAAAGAGTATGGAATTGATGTGTTGTTAGCTCCTGGAGTTAATATTCATCGTAACCCACTTGGAGGCCGTAACTTCGAATACCTTTCTGAAGATCCTGTTTTAGCTGGTGTAATGGCAATGAACTTAATCAACGCTGTTCAAGAATTGGGAATCGGGACTTCACTTAAACATTATGCAGCCAATAATGCGGAGAGAAATCGCCTTTTCAGTAATTCATTAGTTAGTGAACGTGCTTTGAGAGAGTTGTATTTAAGACCATTTGAAATTGCTGTTAGAGGTGCTCAACCTTGGACAATTATGACTTCTTATAACAAATTGAATAATGTTTATACAAGTGAAAGAAGAGATTTGAATTACCAACTACTTCGTGAAGAATGGGGTTTTAAAGGATTGGTAATGACAGATTGGTACTCTGGTTTCTCAAGTGTTGAAATTATCCGTGCTGGTAATGAGTCAAATGATGTATCTGCACAAATTCGCTCAGGAAACGATATGATTATGCCAGGTTCTAAAATTCAGTTAGAGGCAGCTTTGAAAGATGTAAAGTCGGGAAAACTTTCTAAAAAAGACTTGGATTTTGCAGTGAAAAATGCTTTGCGTTTGGTGGCTAAGTCGCCAACGCCATTGAAATATGCTTATAGCGATAATCCAGATTTGAAAGCACACGCAGCTGTGTCTCGTAAAATTGCAGCTGAAGGAACAGTGATGCTTAAAAATGCAAACGCACTTCCACTTGCGGCAACGACACGTATAGCTACATTTGGAGTTGGGTCGTATCACTTGGTTGTTGGAGGTACTGGTAGTAGTGAGGTTACAACGTCTTATAATGTACCTGTGTATAAAGGGTTACAGAATGCGTCATTCACCTTGTACAAACCATTGCTTGAAAAGTATGTTGGTTATGTTCAAGAAGAAGAGAAAAAGGATATTGCACGTAGAGCTAAGTTGAACAAATTAGCACCGTTAGGAGTGATTGGACAGTTGAATTTAACAGATGCAGAGTTGGCTATGGCTGCTGCAAATACAGATGTAGCGATATTAACTTTTGGAAGAAATTCTGCTGAAGAGCAAGACTTGAATGTTGAAACCGAGTATAATTTGACGAAAGAAGAGGAGTCAATGCTAACTCGTATTTCAAATGCTTTTAGAAAGGAAGGTAAAAAAGTAATTGTAGTATTGAACGTAGGAAGTGTGATGAATACGTCTTGGAGTGATAAAGCAGATGCTATATTAGTTACTTGGTTTGCAGGTGCTGAAGGTGGTAATGCGTTAGCTGATATTGTTAGCGGTAAGGTAAATCCTTCTGCAAAAACAACAGCTACTTTTCCAAAAGCGTATGCTGATGTGCCTTCTGTAGATAGTTTCTTTGCTTCAGAATCTTCTGATTATCGTGATATTAGATACACGGAGGGAATCTATGTTGGATACCGTTATTACGACACCTTTAATGTTGAAACTGCCTATCCGTTTGGATTTGGATTGTCATATACAACTTTTGATTATACTGGTCTGACACTGAATAAACAAGAGTTTAAAGATGATATCAAAGTTTCTGTGAAGGTTACAAATACAGGGAAAGTTGCTGGTAAAGAAGCAGTACAACTATATGTGAGTGCACCGAAAGGAACTATTGACAAACCTGTGAAGGTATTAGTTGATTTTGGTAAGACAAAGTTGTTAGAGCCAGGACAGTCTGAAGTTTTACACTTGACAATAGGAGCTAAAGAAATTGCATCGTTTCACACAGATAAAAGTCAGTGGATAGCAGATGCTGGAACATATAAAGTATTAGTTGGTAAGTCAAGTCAAGACATTGTTTTACAAGCTGCGTTTACAATGAAGAAGCCTTTATTGGTGGAACAGGTTAAACCTGCTTTTGTAGAAAAACTTGATTTTAAAGATTTAACAAGCAGTAAGTAA
- a CDS encoding IS630 transposase-related protein — protein MENSNQTRQKKTERYHLKFIEKVIQEIENGATQSSVTLKYDLRQPTVSRWIKKYGSIEFDQTRRNKIYSESLKRQVVHSITEHKMTIKEACITYGIESKSTITNWLLVNYNKNKDLCKEINIPILMEEKTTNLESLEVKALKKALAEAQFKIVALNTLIDVAEKKLDIDIRKKSGSKQLKK, from the coding sequence ATGGAAAATAGTAATCAAACAAGACAAAAAAAGACAGAACGTTATCACTTAAAATTTATTGAAAAAGTAATTCAAGAAATAGAAAATGGCGCTACCCAAAGTTCAGTTACTCTCAAGTATGATTTAAGACAACCAACGGTGAGTCGGTGGATTAAGAAATATGGAAGTATAGAATTTGATCAAACACGCAGGAATAAAATTTATTCAGAAAGCTTAAAACGTCAAGTAGTTCATAGTATTACAGAACACAAAATGACTATAAAAGAAGCTTGTATAACGTATGGAATCGAAAGTAAAAGTACAATAACAAATTGGTTATTAGTTAATTACAACAAAAACAAAGATCTTTGTAAAGAAATTAACATTCCAATTCTTATGGAAGAAAAAACAACCAATTTAGAATCTTTAGAAGTAAAAGCTTTAAAAAAGGCTTTAGCTGAAGCACAATTTAAGATAGTAGCATTAAATACTTTGATTGATGTAGCAGAAAAAAAATTGGATATTGATATTAGAAAAAAGTCTGGTTCCAAGCAGTTGAAGAAGTAA